In Syntrophotaleaceae bacterium, a genomic segment contains:
- the accB gene encoding acetyl-CoA carboxylase biotin carboxyl carrier protein, with protein MDIKDLKTLIKMVTETDITEFEVESEGEKVIIRRGGPSPQVTVTAVPAPVTPAQGFAAPAQPAQPVTASEAPAPKEAAAETGLETILSPIVGTFYRSPSPESDPYVDAGIEVAKGQVLCIVEAMKLMNEIEAEFKCKIVKILKENAQPVEFGEPLFLVERL; from the coding sequence ATGGATATCAAAGATCTCAAAACCCTGATTAAAATGGTTACGGAAACGGATATCACCGAATTCGAAGTGGAGAGCGAAGGCGAAAAAGTGATCATTCGCAGGGGCGGCCCTTCGCCTCAGGTTACCGTCACCGCAGTACCGGCTCCGGTGACTCCGGCCCAGGGTTTCGCCGCCCCGGCCCAGCCCGCCCAGCCTGTCACGGCATCGGAAGCTCCTGCTCCGAAGGAAGCGGCGGCCGAGACCGGGTTGGAAACAATCCTCTCGCCCATCGTCGGTACTTTTTATCGCTCTCCCTCGCCCGAATCCGATCCCTATGTGGATGCCGGGATAGAGGTCGCCAAAGGTCAGGTGCTGTGCATCGTCGAGGCGATGAAGCTGATGAACGAGATCGAAGCCGAATTTAAATGCAAAATCGTCAAGATTCTCAAGGAGAATGCCCAGCCGGTCGAGTTCGGCGAACCTCTGTTTCTGGTGGAGAGGCTGTAG
- the aroC gene encoding chorismate synthase, with product MTLRYLTAGESHGPGLTAIVEGIPANLELTEDDINRHLSRRQEGYGRGGRMKIEKDQVSLLSGVRWGRTLGSPITLSIRNRDWENWDKTMSPLAENRQEGVAVTHPRPGHADLTGVIKYRQEDARNILERSSARETAARVAVGALCAKFLRDLGIEVFGYVAEIGGVAAFSDEEMPDYRERFQRCENSPCRTFDPRAEQEMIAAIDRAKGDGDSLGGVVEVVVLGLPLGLGSHVHWDRRLDGRLAGAVMSIQAFKGVEIGIGFEAARRPGSRVHDEIFYEQGRIVRRTNRAGGLEGGMTNGAPLVVRGAMKPIPTLYQPLRTFDIGTKEPYAATVERSDVCAVPAAAVVAEAVVAIELAVAMLEKFGGDAMEEVRENLAAYLRHVREF from the coding sequence ATGACGTTGCGTTATTTGACCGCCGGTGAATCCCATGGGCCTGGCCTTACGGCCATCGTCGAGGGAATTCCGGCCAATCTTGAATTGACGGAAGACGATATCAACCGTCACCTGAGCCGTCGCCAGGAGGGTTATGGGCGGGGCGGCCGGATGAAGATCGAAAAGGATCAGGTGTCCTTACTGTCCGGGGTGAGGTGGGGCAGGACCCTCGGTTCGCCGATTACCCTCTCGATCCGCAACCGGGACTGGGAAAACTGGGACAAGACCATGTCGCCTCTGGCGGAAAATCGTCAGGAGGGGGTGGCGGTGACCCATCCCCGGCCCGGCCATGCAGATCTGACGGGGGTCATCAAGTACCGGCAGGAGGATGCGCGGAATATTCTCGAGCGCTCCAGCGCTCGGGAAACGGCTGCCCGGGTGGCGGTGGGAGCGCTTTGTGCGAAGTTTCTTCGGGACCTTGGCATCGAGGTCTTCGGCTATGTTGCTGAAATCGGCGGAGTGGCCGCTTTCAGCGATGAAGAGATGCCTGATTATCGGGAGCGGTTTCAGCGCTGCGAGAACAGTCCCTGCCGTACCTTCGACCCCCGGGCGGAACAGGAGATGATCGCCGCCATCGACCGGGCCAAAGGGGATGGGGATTCCCTGGGTGGAGTGGTCGAGGTGGTGGTGCTCGGGCTTCCTCTGGGGCTGGGCAGCCATGTGCACTGGGACCGCCGGCTCGACGGCCGACTGGCCGGGGCCGTGATGAGCATTCAGGCTTTCAAGGGGGTGGAGATCGGCATCGGTTTCGAGGCCGCCCGCCGGCCGGGGTCCCGGGTGCACGACGAGATCTTTTACGAACAGGGCCGCATCGTGCGGCGCACCAATCGTGCGGGAGGTCTGGAAGGCGGCATGACCAACGGAGCGCCCCTGGTGGTTCGGGGAGCGATGAAGCCGATCCCGACCCTGTATCAGCCGTTGAGAACATTCGACATCGGCACCAAGGAGCCCTATGCGGCGACCGTCGAACGGTCCGATGTGTGCGCCGTTCCCGCCGCAGCGGTGGTTGCCGAAGCGGTTGTCGCCATCGAGCTGGCCGTTGCCATGCTGGAAAAATTCGGGGGCGATGCCATGGAAGAGGTGCGCGAGAACCTGGCTGCCTATCTGCGTCATGTGCGGGAATTCTGA
- a CDS encoding shikimate kinase encodes MCGNSDFRNIVLIGFMGAGKSTVGRALAAAASFRLVDTDDLIIQNRGRSIPQIFAEEGEKAFRRYETEALRSLADTRGLVVATGGGIVGRPENWDLMRLLGPIVYLRAGWPTLRARIGACTNRPLASGDRSEEEVVALLQNRLPLYEQADLIVDTENKTVAEVIDEIRRGIENGCEHG; translated from the coding sequence ATGTGCGGGAATTCTGACTTTAGAAACATCGTCCTGATCGGCTTCATGGGAGCGGGCAAGAGCACCGTCGGCCGGGCTTTGGCAGCGGCAGCCTCCTTCCGGCTGGTCGATACCGACGATCTGATCATTCAGAACAGAGGCCGGTCCATTCCCCAAATCTTTGCCGAAGAGGGTGAGAAAGCCTTCCGGCGCTATGAGACCGAGGCCCTGCGTTCCCTGGCCGATACAAGGGGGCTGGTGGTAGCCACCGGCGGCGGGATTGTTGGTCGACCGGAAAACTGGGATCTGATGCGCCTTCTGGGGCCCATCGTCTACCTCCGAGCAGGGTGGCCGACCTTGCGGGCCCGCATCGGTGCCTGCACCAACCGGCCGCTGGCGTCCGGTGATCGGTCTGAAGAAGAGGTCGTCGCCCTGTTGCAAAACCGGCTGCCTCTTTACGAACAGGCCGATCTGATCGTCGATACCGAAAACAAAACCGTTGCCGAAGTGATCGACGAGATCCGGCGGGGCATTGAAAACGGATGTGAGCATGGTTGA
- the accC gene encoding acetyl-CoA carboxylase biotin carboxylase subunit: MFHKILIANRGEIALRVIRACKELGIKTVAVHSDVDSESLHVKLADESICIGPAASGKSYLNIRAIISAAEVTDADAIHPGYGFLAENAEFAEICGNCGITFIGPSPENMRLMGDKISARQTVTKAGVPILPGTTEGVHSIDQAKKIAAEIGYPVIIKATAGGGGRGMKVVHSPASLPNAFAAARSEAQAGFGNPDVYIEKYCVNPRHVEVQILADKHGNVIHLGERDCSIQRRHQKLLEEAPCPVLSPQLRKKMGDCAVAAAKAVNYSSVGTMEFLLDADHNFYFMEMNTRVQVEHPVTEMVTGVDIIREQIRSAAGLPLRYKQSDIKISGHAIECRINAEHPFKFTPSPGRIEGYHPPGGLGVRVDSAVYDKYTVLPHYDSMVAKLIVHAENREEAIKRMARSLDEYIIGGIRTTIMLHQRIMNNKEFQEGNVDTGFMENLVL; this comes from the coding sequence ATGTTTCACAAGATTCTGATTGCCAATCGGGGCGAAATCGCCTTGCGTGTCATTCGTGCCTGCAAGGAGCTGGGCATCAAGACCGTCGCCGTCCATTCCGATGTCGACAGTGAATCCCTGCACGTCAAGCTGGCCGACGAGAGCATCTGTATCGGTCCGGCGGCTAGCGGCAAGAGTTATCTCAATATCCGCGCCATCATCAGTGCAGCCGAGGTCACCGACGCCGATGCCATCCATCCCGGTTACGGGTTTCTGGCCGAAAATGCCGAGTTCGCCGAAATCTGCGGGAACTGCGGCATCACGTTCATCGGGCCTTCTCCTGAAAACATGCGCCTGATGGGCGACAAGATCAGTGCGCGTCAGACCGTCACCAAGGCCGGAGTTCCCATTCTGCCCGGAACCACCGAAGGGGTGCACAGCATCGACCAGGCGAAGAAAATCGCCGCAGAAATCGGCTATCCGGTCATCATCAAGGCCACCGCCGGCGGCGGCGGTCGCGGCATGAAAGTGGTCCACTCCCCGGCGTCCCTGCCCAATGCCTTTGCTGCCGCGCGTTCCGAAGCCCAGGCGGGTTTCGGCAATCCGGACGTCTACATCGAGAAATACTGCGTGAACCCCCGGCATGTCGAGGTGCAGATCCTGGCCGACAAGCACGGCAACGTCATCCACCTCGGGGAAAGAGACTGTTCCATCCAGCGGCGCCATCAGAAACTGCTGGAAGAGGCACCCTGCCCGGTACTCAGCCCCCAACTGCGGAAAAAGATGGGGGATTGCGCCGTCGCCGCAGCCAAGGCGGTCAACTATTCCAGCGTCGGCACCATGGAATTTCTGCTCGACGCCGATCACAACTTCTATTTCATGGAGATGAACACCCGCGTCCAGGTTGAACACCCTGTTACCGAAATGGTCACCGGCGTGGATATCATCCGCGAACAGATTCGTTCCGCCGCCGGGCTGCCCCTGCGCTACAAGCAGTCCGACATAAAGATCTCGGGCCATGCCATCGAATGCCGCATCAACGCCGAACACCCCTTCAAGTTCACCCCTTCGCCCGGCCGCATCGAGGGGTACCATCCCCCGGGAGGTCTTGGCGTGCGTGTGGACAGCGCTGTTTACGACAAGTATACGGTCCTGCCCCATTACGATTCGATGGTGGCCAAGCTGATCGTGCACGCCGAAAACCGGGAAGAGGCGATCAAACGCATGGCCCGCTCCCTGGACGAATACATTATCGGCGGCATCCGCACCACCATCATGCTGCATCAGAGAATCATGAACAACAAGGAGTTCCAGGAAGGCAACGTCGATACCGGCTTCATGGAAAACCTGGTTCTTTGA
- a CDS encoding tetratricopeptide repeat protein, whose amino-acid sequence MTMTQEPSLDSLIAGFSQILAKDPHSTVFVSLCDAYRRAGMLDEALQVARKGVQNLPWFCPGHVVLGKIQVQLGKLNEAQEAFNKALTLDGESLAALKGLAGVYIQKDRPEIARQVLQRALQVYPDNSSVRHLLSLLPGEPEEEAEDSEVAVSDPPIATVTIAEVFLKQGLLPQACQVYRDILQAEPGNQTIRKKLEELEGFLAGQDEPVFREREETPEKRPASGVDPLTILQGWLERIRQRRQLYVS is encoded by the coding sequence ATGACCATGACACAGGAACCTTCTCTCGACAGCTTGATTGCCGGATTTTCCCAGATTCTTGCCAAAGATCCCCATTCCACCGTTTTTGTTTCCCTCTGCGACGCCTACCGTCGTGCAGGCATGCTCGACGAAGCCCTGCAGGTCGCCCGCAAAGGGGTTCAAAACCTCCCCTGGTTCTGTCCTGGGCACGTCGTTCTGGGGAAGATTCAGGTCCAGCTCGGCAAACTGAACGAGGCCCAGGAGGCCTTCAACAAGGCCTTGACTCTCGACGGAGAGAGCCTGGCCGCCCTCAAGGGTCTGGCCGGCGTCTATATCCAGAAAGACCGCCCTGAAATCGCCCGCCAGGTTCTGCAGCGCGCCCTCCAGGTTTATCCCGACAACAGCTCCGTTCGCCACTTGTTGAGCCTGCTGCCGGGAGAACCGGAGGAAGAGGCTGAAGATTCCGAGGTCGCCGTGAGCGATCCGCCCATTGCAACGGTCACCATCGCTGAAGTTTTTCTCAAACAGGGGCTGCTGCCGCAGGCCTGCCAGGTTTATCGGGACATCCTTCAGGCCGAGCCGGGCAATCAAACCATCCGCAAAAAGCTTGAAGAACTAGAAGGTTTTCTGGCTGGGCAGGACGAGCCGGTTTTCCGGGAAAGGGAGGAGACTCCTGAAAAAAGGCCGGCCAGCGGTGTGGACCCCCTGACCATTCTTCAGGGCTGGCTTGAACGAATCCGTCAAAGGAGGCAGTTGTATGTTTCATGA
- the pilQ gene encoding type IV pilus secretin PilQ, whose product MGEVAFRSKRESRPYALLLLLGVMTFALVFQPILTGAVETDKETAAISQEQPVANTEVLVETSEQEARMDGSMALSTEVPAKKVVAVHAEKGSVSLQTDGKINTFKYFPLGAPSRLVVDLYGVAPDLTKRAFPLDSGFKRIRVGTYPDKTRFVFDAASTSLPDYSVTSTENIVKVEWQETAEKKVSAKKNPSNTHSGVPATISNIDFQVENGRSILTVAVSEPAGIIEPVANGDVVRFGVKNANISRALRRAIDPSSFPSAIRLITPYVVLSGTTQDVRFAVELKGPVPYSLEKADGRIRFIVEDGPFAEAVPVAYETRDVPVTSHPAKKTFAQAVQTTTAPNVQMAAVDTTFDQRGDRFYTGQKISLVFDDANIRNILQLIAEVSDLNIIAGDEVKGTITLRLVDVPWDQALELIMDIKGLGMLRDGNVVRIMPKEQIHKMQEDQFAAARKLEKLEDLVTEVVTVNYSNIEDVGKRSKEYLSERGKVIEDIRNKNLIVTDIPSVVDSIKKMVALVDTPERQVLIEARIVEARSTFSRDLGVNWGITYNSEPGINTTPNLTGQTGGGGSFALIPELVTAGAGGFASSVRFGNTAVDKLVLDLRLSALEQTGDGRIISTPRVTTLNGQEAEIAQGTEIPYTTISDEGPKTEFKKAELSLKVKPEINPDGSIFMSITARNDSRGETVPTIEGFAVAIDTKKAETKVMVQDGETTVIGGIFIEDKSESVSGIPWLKNIPVLGYLFKSRSVSEQRRELLIFITPRILE is encoded by the coding sequence ATGGGTGAGGTTGCATTCAGGTCAAAAAGAGAAAGTCGGCCGTATGCCCTGCTTTTGCTTTTGGGGGTCATGACCTTCGCGCTGGTCTTTCAGCCGATTTTGACGGGGGCAGTGGAAACGGATAAGGAAACAGCGGCTATCAGCCAGGAACAACCTGTTGCCAATACCGAGGTTTTGGTGGAGACCTCCGAGCAAGAGGCCCGAATGGATGGCTCCATGGCCTTGAGCACGGAAGTCCCGGCGAAAAAGGTTGTTGCTGTGCATGCCGAAAAAGGCTCTGTTTCTTTGCAGACGGATGGCAAGATAAATACATTCAAGTATTTTCCGTTGGGGGCACCGAGTCGGCTGGTTGTCGATCTTTACGGAGTGGCTCCTGATTTAACCAAACGCGCCTTTCCGCTGGATTCAGGATTCAAAAGGATCAGGGTCGGAACATACCCGGATAAGACAAGATTCGTTTTTGATGCCGCTTCCACCAGTCTTCCGGACTATTCGGTTACTTCCACTGAAAACATTGTAAAGGTTGAATGGCAGGAAACTGCTGAAAAGAAGGTTTCTGCGAAAAAAAACCCTTCGAACACGCATTCCGGCGTGCCGGCGACAATCAGCAATATTGACTTCCAAGTCGAAAATGGACGGTCCATTCTGACCGTTGCTGTTTCAGAGCCGGCGGGGATTATCGAACCCGTTGCCAACGGGGATGTAGTGAGGTTCGGAGTAAAAAATGCCAATATCAGTCGGGCCCTTCGACGAGCTATCGATCCTTCATCCTTTCCGAGTGCAATTCGGCTGATCACTCCGTATGTAGTTCTTTCCGGGACAACACAGGATGTGCGTTTTGCAGTTGAGCTGAAGGGCCCGGTCCCCTACTCCTTGGAAAAGGCAGATGGTAGAATCCGGTTTATCGTGGAGGACGGTCCTTTTGCCGAAGCTGTTCCGGTTGCTTATGAAACCCGTGATGTTCCAGTGACATCACATCCCGCGAAAAAAACCTTTGCCCAGGCCGTCCAGACAACAACTGCACCAAATGTTCAAATGGCTGCTGTGGATACGACGTTTGATCAAAGGGGGGACAGATTTTATACCGGCCAAAAAATTTCCCTGGTATTCGATGATGCCAACATCCGTAACATTCTGCAGTTGATCGCTGAAGTGAGCGACCTTAATATCATTGCCGGTGACGAGGTCAAGGGAACCATCACCCTGCGTCTTGTAGATGTACCCTGGGACCAGGCTTTGGAACTGATTATGGACATCAAGGGCTTGGGCATGCTGCGCGATGGAAATGTTGTCCGAATCATGCCCAAGGAACAGATCCATAAGATGCAGGAAGATCAATTTGCAGCAGCCAGGAAATTGGAGAAACTCGAAGACCTGGTAACCGAGGTCGTCACCGTCAACTATTCCAATATTGAGGATGTTGGCAAGCGGAGCAAGGAGTATCTCAGCGAGCGAGGCAAGGTTATCGAGGACATCCGCAACAAGAATTTGATCGTGACCGATATACCCTCTGTCGTTGACTCCATCAAAAAAATGGTTGCTCTGGTCGATACGCCGGAACGACAGGTGCTGATCGAAGCACGGATTGTCGAGGCGAGATCCACCTTCTCCAGAGACCTGGGGGTCAATTGGGGGATAACCTACAATAGTGAACCTGGCATTAACACGACTCCTAACCTGACAGGGCAAACGGGTGGTGGCGGAAGTTTTGCTCTGATTCCGGAATTGGTCACCGCTGGCGCCGGTGGTTTTGCCTCATCCGTTAGATTTGGCAATACGGCAGTCGACAAACTGGTTCTTGATCTTCGCCTTTCCGCCCTTGAACAGACCGGGGATGGGCGAATCATCTCCACTCCGCGTGTTACAACTCTTAACGGTCAGGAGGCCGAGATTGCTCAGGGTACCGAGATCCCTTATACGACCATCAGCGATGAGGGCCCGAAAACCGAGTTCAAGAAAGCCGAACTGAGCCTCAAGGTCAAACCAGAGATCAATCCTGATGGATCCATTTTCATGTCCATAACGGCCCGTAATGATTCTCGTGGTGAAACCGTTCCGACTATAGAGGGTTTCGCTGTAGCCATCGATACCAAAAAGGCTGAAACCAAGGTCATGGTTCAAGACGGAGAGACGACAGTTATAGGCGGTATCTTCATCGAGGACAAATCTGAAAGTGTTTCCGGGATACCGTGGCTGAAAAACATTCCGGTTCTCGGTTACCTGTTCAAAAGCAGATCGGTCAGTGAGCAGCGCCGTGAACTGCTGATTTTCATCACTCCCCGTATTTTGGAGTAG
- a CDS encoding roadblock/LC7 domain-containing protein yields the protein MFHDILQGILREADGVSAVLMGYDGLPVDQVDRPCDGIDLNLVAVEYANVLKEVKNAVSLLNTGDLEEMAIRTQRFHVIIRALTEEYFVTLTLPRDGNLGKGRYLLLRESSRLCEALR from the coding sequence ATGTTTCATGACATCCTGCAGGGTATTCTCAGGGAGGCCGATGGAGTCAGTGCGGTACTGATGGGTTATGACGGGCTCCCCGTCGACCAGGTCGACAGACCTTGTGACGGTATCGACCTGAACCTGGTGGCTGTGGAGTACGCCAATGTTCTGAAGGAAGTCAAAAATGCTGTCTCTCTTCTGAACACCGGAGACCTCGAGGAGATGGCCATCCGCACTCAACGCTTTCATGTCATTATCCGTGCCCTGACCGAGGAGTATTTCGTCACCCTGACTCTGCCGAGGGATGGCAATCTGGGCAAGGGGCGGTACCTGCTGCTCCGCGAGAGCAGCCGGTTGTGCGAGGCGCTGCGATGA
- the aroB gene encoding 3-dehydroquinate synthase, with amino-acid sequence MVERIRVGLGDRAYPIWIGEGILQDLDAALKDIDFPKKVALVCHPAVHDLYGETVLRSLAGAGFSVAVILVPEGEEHKDLATLETIYDALIRQGFDRGSGLIALGGGVIGDMAGFAAATFLRGIPYVQVPTTLLAQVDSSVGGKTAVNHPLGKNLIGAFYQPRHVHIDVATLKSLPGREFCAGMAEVVKYGVIRDAAFFQWLEEHRQDLLQMSSEALVAAVKKSCQIKANVVETDEKESSVRAILNFGHTFGHAVETLSGYGEYRHGEAVAIGMVVAADISRRLGFCDEEDVRAITGLLNSFRLPTVPPPHSAEAYREAMMRDKKVQKGVLRMVFNQGIGDCRIEEISNVRQMLSDVLQPNFSG; translated from the coding sequence ATGGTTGAACGTATCAGAGTCGGGCTCGGGGATCGGGCTTATCCCATCTGGATCGGGGAGGGCATCCTGCAGGATCTGGATGCTGCCCTGAAAGATATCGATTTCCCAAAGAAAGTAGCTCTTGTCTGTCACCCTGCGGTTCACGATCTTTACGGCGAAACGGTCCTGCGGTCCTTGGCCGGGGCCGGTTTTTCCGTCGCCGTCATCCTTGTCCCCGAGGGGGAGGAACACAAGGACCTGGCCACCCTGGAGACCATCTACGATGCCCTCATTCGGCAGGGTTTCGACAGGGGGTCCGGGTTGATCGCCCTCGGCGGCGGCGTCATCGGCGATATGGCCGGCTTCGCCGCGGCGACCTTTCTGCGCGGCATCCCCTATGTTCAGGTTCCCACGACTCTGCTGGCCCAGGTGGACAGTTCGGTGGGAGGCAAAACCGCCGTCAATCATCCCCTGGGAAAGAACCTGATTGGCGCTTTTTACCAGCCCCGGCATGTGCATATCGATGTGGCCACGCTGAAGTCCCTGCCCGGCCGGGAGTTCTGTGCCGGCATGGCGGAGGTGGTCAAGTACGGTGTGATTCGCGATGCGGCATTCTTCCAATGGCTCGAGGAGCATCGGCAGGATCTCCTGCAGATGTCCTCCGAGGCGCTGGTTGCGGCGGTAAAGAAATCTTGCCAAATTAAAGCGAATGTTGTAGAAACGGACGAAAAAGAGAGCTCGGTACGGGCCATTCTCAATTTCGGACATACCTTCGGCCATGCCGTCGAAACCCTCTCCGGTTACGGGGAATACCGGCACGGCGAAGCCGTTGCCATCGGCATGGTGGTGGCCGCGGACATCTCGCGCCGTCTCGGTTTCTGTGATGAAGAGGACGTGAGGGCCATTACAGGCCTGCTGAATTCGTTCCGTCTGCCCACTGTTCCTCCACCTCATAGTGCCGAAGCCTATCGCGAAGCCATGATGCGAGACAAAAAAGTCCAAAAGGGCGTTTTGCGCATGGTTTTCAATCAAGGCATCGGGGACTGCCGGATCGAGGAGATTTCCAACGTGCGGCAGATGCTGAGCGATGTTCTCCAACCGAACTTTTCGGGGTGA
- the aroQ gene encoding type II 3-dehydroquinate dehydratase: MKVRIQVLHGPNLNLLGTREPEIYGRETLADIDAALHILASMFQVELNILQSNHEGVLIDRIHAARQEGVAGLLINPGGFTHTSVALRDALAAVALPVVEVHLSNIFTREAFRHHSYITPIALGQICGFGAAGYLLALRGLCAHLGIMESGCS; encoded by the coding sequence ATGAAAGTTCGCATTCAGGTTCTGCACGGCCCCAACCTGAACCTGCTCGGCACCCGCGAACCGGAAATCTACGGCCGCGAAACCCTGGCCGATATCGATGCCGCGCTTCACATCCTGGCCTCCATGTTCCAGGTGGAGCTCAACATTCTGCAGTCCAATCACGAGGGCGTGCTGATCGACAGGATCCATGCCGCACGACAGGAAGGGGTGGCCGGGCTCCTGATCAACCCCGGCGGATTCACCCATACCAGCGTCGCCTTGAGGGACGCCCTGGCCGCGGTGGCCTTGCCCGTGGTCGAAGTTCACCTGTCCAACATCTTCACCCGCGAGGCCTTCCGCCACCACTCCTACATTACCCCCATCGCCCTGGGACAGATCTGCGGTTTTGGTGCCGCAGGCTATCTTCTGGCCCTCAGGGGCCTCTGTGCTCACCTGGGAATCATGGAATCAGGTTGTAGCTGA
- a CDS encoding Xaa-Pro peptidase family protein has protein sequence MVKDRAQKLSGLLDEHSLDGILITHRPNLRYLCGFSGTDGALLVGRGETVFLTDSRYTEQARTEVTADRRVEYSAKLEGIVRQAKESGMGKVGFEADTLPFATVEKLREEGGKELEWHPLSKPLHKLRCHKDACEIEILEQAADLAATAFEEILPLIRPGAVERDVALALEFAMKRRGAEEKSFDFIVASGERGALPHGVASDKPIRAGELVTIDFGARWRGYHSDETITLAVGPVGGELRDIYGIVLEAHDRAMHQVRPGIPLKELDRIAREFIASQGYGQYFGHGLGHGVGLEVHESPTVSTRSEDVAEAGMVITIEPGIYIPGRGGVRIEDTVLITENGFRKITRLAKDFLTVPG, from the coding sequence ATGGTAAAAGACAGAGCCCAGAAATTATCCGGCCTTCTTGATGAACACTCTCTGGACGGCATCCTCATCACTCATCGCCCGAATCTACGCTACCTCTGCGGGTTTTCCGGCACCGATGGCGCCCTTCTGGTCGGTCGCGGCGAAACGGTTTTTCTGACCGATTCCCGGTATACCGAGCAGGCGCGGACAGAGGTCACTGCCGACCGCAGGGTTGAGTATTCGGCGAAGCTGGAAGGGATCGTGCGGCAGGCAAAAGAATCGGGCATGGGAAAAGTCGGCTTTGAGGCCGATACCCTGCCTTTCGCCACCGTTGAGAAGTTGCGTGAGGAAGGCGGCAAAGAGCTCGAATGGCATCCGCTCTCCAAGCCCCTGCACAAACTGCGCTGTCATAAGGATGCCTGCGAGATCGAGATTCTGGAGCAGGCCGCCGACCTGGCCGCCACAGCTTTCGAAGAGATTCTGCCGCTGATTCGTCCGGGCGCCGTGGAGCGGGATGTCGCGCTGGCTCTCGAATTCGCCATGAAACGCCGCGGCGCGGAGGAAAAATCCTTCGATTTCATCGTCGCTTCGGGAGAGCGGGGAGCGCTGCCCCATGGGGTGGCCTCCGATAAGCCGATCCGAGCCGGAGAGCTGGTGACCATCGATTTTGGCGCCCGCTGGCGAGGGTATCATTCGGATGAAACAATCACCCTGGCCGTCGGCCCGGTGGGCGGGGAACTACGGGACATTTACGGGATTGTGCTGGAAGCCCATGACAGGGCGATGCACCAGGTTCGTCCCGGAATCCCTTTGAAAGAACTCGACCGGATTGCGCGGGAGTTCATAGCCAGTCAGGGCTACGGACAGTATTTCGGCCACGGCCTCGGCCACGGGGTCGGCCTCGAAGTTCATGAAAGTCCCACGGTCTCAACCCGTTCCGAAGACGTGGCCGAGGCAGGCATGGTCATCACCATCGAACCCGGCATCTATATCCCCGGACGCGGTGGCGTCCGCATCGAGGACACGGTGCTGATCACAGAAAATGGTTTCAGGAAGATTACGCGGCTGGCAAAGGATTTTCTCACCGTTCCCGGGTAA